The following are from one region of the Halogeometricum sp. S3BR5-2 genome:
- a CDS encoding helix-hairpin-helix domain-containing protein — protein sequence MGIFDSIKSSLRSLLGRDETPSTDSSRRETRVSVERDTRSEVDAESESAVKEPVSEETQASASTDTLVDEEAGREPAEAVEGVESDEDAESVIDEAEPSETDDADEAATADADAAASTDSMVDEQRDAPEAAEPAEAVGATTTEDAGADLGSDEEAAGDDGGADTDGDESDGAEETAASDADAAASTETLLDDENAADEPAEAAEPAEAVGPSSEEMDTDIEADTDPGESVEEDVDEPDAAGDAEPGEAMASDDAEPVDNVKGIGPAYAERLADVGVETVEDLATADAADLAEKIEVSETRVQRWIDRAADHDA from the coding sequence ATGGGTATATTCGACTCGATAAAGTCGTCGCTGCGGTCGCTTCTCGGCCGCGACGAAACGCCTTCTACCGACTCGTCGCGGCGCGAGACGCGCGTCTCGGTCGAGCGCGACACGCGGAGCGAGGTCGACGCGGAGTCGGAGTCGGCCGTGAAAGAACCCGTCTCCGAGGAGACGCAGGCGTCCGCCTCGACCGACACGCTGGTCGACGAGGAGGCGGGCCGCGAACCCGCCGAGGCGGTCGAGGGTGTCGAGAGCGACGAGGACGCCGAGAGCGTCATCGATGAGGCCGAACCCTCCGAGACCGACGACGCCGACGAGGCGGCCACGGCCGACGCCGACGCCGCGGCGTCGACCGACTCGATGGTCGACGAGCAACGGGACGCCCCCGAGGCCGCCGAACCCGCGGAAGCCGTCGGCGCCACCACGACCGAGGACGCGGGAGCGGACCTCGGAAGCGACGAGGAGGCCGCCGGAGACGACGGCGGAGCGGACACCGACGGCGACGAGTCAGACGGAGCCGAGGAAACGGCCGCCTCGGACGCCGATGCGGCGGCGTCGACGGAGACGCTCCTCGACGACGAGAACGCCGCCGACGAACCCGCCGAGGCCGCCGAACCCGCCGAGGCCGTCGGACCGTCCTCCGAGGAGATGGACACGGACATCGAGGCCGACACCGACCCCGGCGAGAGCGTCGAGGAGGACGTGGACGAACCGGACGCGGCCGGCGACGCCGAACCGGGGGAAGCGATGGCGTCGGACGACGCCGAACCCGTCGACAACGTGAAGGGCATCGGCCCCGCCTACGCCGAACGCCTCGCCGACGTCGGCGTCGAGACGGTCGAGGACCTCGCGACCGCCGACGCCGCCGACCTCGCCGAGAAGATAGAGGTCTCCGAGACGCGCGTCCAGCGCTGGATCGACCGCGCGGCCGACCACGACGCGTAA
- a CDS encoding aminotransferase class IV: MSEDGTAAGSGDEDGDEGELLFHVNGELVPASEATVSVRDRGFAYGDALFETLRAYGGDVFRWEAHADRLADGAEILELDHGLSDADLKRRVDETLRANDLSDAYVKLSVTRGVQPGKLTPDPEVEPTVVVQVKPLPRGGRGGDPVWDGPATLQTVKTRRVPDGAIPAGAKTHNYLNGILARLELRVTGADEAVMLDGEGNLAEGATSNLFFVRDDALCTPSLDGPVLPGVTRAEVLDIAREEGIPVREGAFVPDDLRDATEAFVTNTTWELRPVESVDGIELGGVSEPSGSETRGTSSLGGPVTTLLSRLFDARVERAHYAGKNRD, translated from the coding sequence ATGTCTGAGGACGGCACCGCGGCCGGAAGCGGGGACGAGGACGGAGACGAAGGCGAACTCCTGTTCCACGTGAACGGCGAACTCGTCCCCGCCTCGGAGGCGACGGTGAGCGTCCGCGACCGGGGGTTCGCCTACGGCGACGCCCTGTTCGAAACCCTCCGGGCCTACGGCGGCGACGTGTTCCGCTGGGAGGCGCACGCGGACCGCCTCGCCGACGGTGCCGAGATTCTGGAACTCGACCACGGCCTCTCGGACGCGGACCTGAAGCGCCGCGTGGACGAGACGCTCCGGGCGAACGACCTCTCGGACGCCTACGTCAAACTCTCCGTGACGCGCGGCGTCCAACCGGGGAAACTGACGCCGGACCCCGAGGTGGAACCGACCGTCGTAGTGCAGGTGAAACCGCTCCCGCGGGGCGGACGGGGCGGCGACCCCGTCTGGGACGGGCCGGCGACGCTCCAGACGGTGAAGACGCGTCGCGTCCCCGACGGGGCGATTCCCGCGGGCGCGAAGACGCACAACTACCTGAACGGTATCCTCGCGCGCCTCGAACTCCGCGTCACCGGGGCGGACGAAGCGGTGATGCTGGACGGCGAGGGGAATCTGGCCGAGGGCGCGACGAGCAACCTCTTCTTCGTCCGCGACGACGCCCTCTGCACGCCGAGTCTCGACGGTCCCGTCCTCCCCGGCGTCACCCGCGCCGAGGTGCTCGATATCGCCCGCGAGGAGGGCATCCCCGTCCGCGAGGGAGCGTTCGTCCCCGACGACCTGCGGGACGCGACCGAGGCGTTCGTCACCAACACGACGTGGGAACTGCGCCCCGTCGAGTCGGTGGACGGCATCGAACTCGGCGGCGTCTCCGAGCCCTCGGGGTCGGAGACACGAGGGACTTCGTCCCTCGGAGGGCCGGTGACGACGCTGCTCTCCCGACTGTTCGACGCGCGCGTGGAACGGGCGCACTACGCCGGCAAGAACCGAGACTGA
- a CDS encoding 50S ribosomal protein L44e yields MQMPRRFNTYCPNCNGHHEHEVEKVRTGRPTGMKWNARQTRRGKAVIGNAGKFSKVPGGDKPTKKTHLKYICSDCGKAHMREGWRAGRLEFQE; encoded by the coding sequence ATGCAGATGCCACGCCGATTCAACACGTACTGTCCGAACTGCAACGGACATCACGAGCACGAGGTCGAGAAAGTCCGGACGGGGCGTCCGACGGGGATGAAGTGGAACGCCCGTCAGACCCGCCGCGGCAAGGCCGTCATCGGGAACGCCGGGAAGTTCTCGAAGGTGCCCGGTGGCGACAAGCCGACGAAGAAAACCCACCTGAAGTACATCTGCTCGGACTGCGGAAAGGCCCACATGCGCGAGGGCTGGCGCGCCGGGCGACTGGAGTTCCAGGAGTAA
- a CDS encoding translation initiation factor IF-2 subunit alpha gives MKYSGWPDSGELVVGKVDEITDFGVFVDLEEYEDKRGLCHISEVASGWIKNVRDHVREGQTVVAKVLEVDTGSQQIDLSIKDVNEHQRKEKIQEWKNEQKADKWMSIAFGDDVSDEEYGAIANAVLVEYDTLYDGFEQAAIHGKEALEDTDLDEDEVAAIVETARDNVSVPYVNVTGYVDLRCPTGDGVDHIKEALKAAEGEDAQEGETQLEVTYVGAPEYRIKVRAPDYKAAETALEDAAGRAEDSIVTAGGTALFHRERSEDDE, from the coding sequence ATGAAGTACAGCGGTTGGCCCGACAGCGGTGAACTCGTCGTCGGAAAAGTAGACGAGATAACCGACTTCGGGGTCTTCGTCGACCTCGAAGAGTACGAAGACAAGCGCGGTCTCTGCCACATCAGCGAGGTCGCCAGCGGCTGGATCAAGAACGTCCGCGACCACGTCCGCGAGGGACAGACGGTCGTCGCCAAGGTGCTCGAAGTCGACACCGGCTCCCAGCAGATCGACCTCTCCATCAAGGACGTCAACGAGCACCAGCGCAAGGAGAAAATCCAGGAGTGGAAGAACGAGCAGAAGGCCGACAAGTGGATGAGCATCGCGTTCGGCGACGACGTCTCCGACGAGGAGTACGGCGCCATCGCGAACGCCGTCCTCGTGGAGTACGACACGCTCTACGACGGGTTCGAGCAGGCGGCCATCCACGGGAAGGAGGCGCTCGAAGACACCGACCTCGACGAGGACGAGGTCGCGGCCATCGTCGAGACGGCCCGGGACAACGTCTCGGTGCCGTACGTCAACGTCACCGGCTACGTCGACCTCCGGTGTCCGACCGGCGACGGCGTCGACCACATCAAGGAGGCGCTGAAGGCGGCCGAGGGCGAGGACGCCCAGGAGGGCGAAACCCAACTGGAAGTCACCTACGTCGGCGCGCCCGAGTACCGCATCAAGGTTCGCGCGCCCGACTACAAGGCGGCCGAGACGGCCCTCGAAGACGCCGCGGGACGCGCCGAGGACTCCATCGTGACGGCCGGCGGAACGGCGCTGTTCCACCGCGAGCGCAGCGAAGACGACGAGTAG
- a CDS encoding glycosyltransferase encodes MDRTVGVVVPAYRPDLQRLEAYVDALRERVSPAVVRVELDAPGPGVLDRLDDLPATVHAVDGRRGKGAAITAGFEALVDEVDVLAFADADGSTPAESFAAVVDPVRAGEADLSVGSRRHPAAVVESHQTFARRRLGDGFAWIARRLLDERLYDYQCGAKALSAEAWRSVRPHLYEAGFAWDIELIAVAGALGERIVEVPVRWEDHPESTVSPVDTSLSLAAALLSSRHRARTIRENRLHTFLEATREHEPALVDRQGETLDTSE; translated from the coding sequence ATGGACCGAACCGTGGGGGTCGTGGTTCCCGCCTACCGGCCGGACCTCCAGCGTCTCGAAGCGTACGTCGACGCCCTCCGAGAGCGCGTCTCGCCGGCCGTCGTCCGCGTCGAACTCGACGCTCCCGGCCCGGGCGTCCTCGACCGCCTCGACGACCTGCCGGCGACGGTGCACGCCGTCGACGGGCGCCGCGGCAAGGGCGCCGCCATCACCGCCGGGTTCGAGGCCCTCGTCGACGAGGTGGACGTGCTGGCGTTCGCGGACGCCGATGGGAGCACGCCCGCGGAGTCGTTCGCCGCCGTCGTCGACCCCGTTCGCGCGGGCGAGGCGGACCTCTCGGTCGGGTCGCGGCGACACCCCGCGGCCGTCGTCGAGTCCCACCAGACGTTCGCCCGCCGCCGCCTCGGCGACGGGTTCGCCTGGATCGCTCGCCGCCTCCTCGACGAGCGACTGTACGACTACCAGTGCGGCGCGAAGGCGCTCTCGGCGGAGGCGTGGCGCTCGGTGCGCCCGCACCTCTACGAGGCGGGGTTCGCGTGGGATATCGAACTCATCGCCGTCGCGGGCGCCCTCGGCGAACGCATCGTCGAGGTGCCCGTCCGGTGGGAGGACCACCCCGAGTCGACCGTCTCGCCGGTGGATACCTCGCTCAGCCTGGCGGCCGCGCTCCTCAGTTCGCGGCACCGCGCCCGCACCATCCGCGAGAACCGACTGCACACGTTCCTCGAAGCGACGCGCGAGCACGAACCCGCGCTGGTCGACCGACAGGGCGAGACGCTCGACACCTCCGAATGA
- a CDS encoding shikimate dehydrogenase, whose product MQVFGLLGNPVGHSLSPPMHEAAYDRLGMDARYVTFEPAPEDLRAAVEGADALGIRGLNVTIPFKQEMLELVEPDELAARIGAVNTVDFGDGTPRGYNTDAAGVRRSFAHHDVPLEGRDAVVVGAGGAGRAASFALADAGASVHVANRTAERATELAADVPGATGGGLDTLDRLADADLLVNATSVGMESDETPVSADRLHDGLAVLDAVYTPVETRLLREAAAAGATTIDGAWMLLFQGVEAFERWTGRDAPVDAMNDALRASLG is encoded by the coding sequence ATGCAGGTGTTCGGACTCCTCGGTAACCCCGTCGGCCACTCGCTGTCGCCGCCGATGCACGAGGCGGCGTACGATCGCCTCGGCATGGACGCGCGGTACGTCACTTTCGAGCCCGCACCGGAGGACCTCCGGGCCGCCGTCGAGGGCGCCGACGCCCTCGGAATCAGGGGGCTGAACGTGACGATTCCGTTCAAGCAGGAGATGCTGGAACTGGTCGAACCGGACGAACTCGCCGCCCGTATCGGCGCGGTGAACACCGTCGATTTCGGGGACGGGACGCCCCGCGGATACAACACCGACGCCGCCGGCGTCCGCCGGTCGTTCGCGCACCACGACGTGCCGTTAGAGGGTCGGGACGCCGTCGTCGTCGGGGCCGGCGGGGCGGGACGGGCCGCGTCGTTCGCTCTCGCCGACGCCGGCGCGTCGGTCCACGTGGCGAACCGGACGGCCGAACGGGCGACGGAACTCGCCGCGGACGTGCCGGGCGCCACCGGCGGCGGACTGGACACGCTGGACAGACTGGCGGACGCGGACCTCCTCGTGAACGCGACCAGCGTCGGGATGGAGTCCGACGAGACGCCGGTCTCAGCCGACCGCCTCCACGACGGACTCGCCGTCCTCGACGCGGTGTACACGCCGGTAGAGACGCGCCTGCTCCGGGAGGCGGCCGCCGCCGGCGCGACGACGATAGACGGCGCGTGGATGCTGCTGTTTCAGGGCGTCGAGGCGTTCGAGCGGTGGACCGGCCGGGACGCGCCCGTCGACGCCATGAACGACGCCCTCAGAGCGAGTCTGGGATGA
- a CDS encoding 30S ribosomal protein S27e — MAGNFYRVQCTDCDNEQVVFGKASSVVNCAVCGTTLATPTGGDAEIHGEVVETVERRSAEA; from the coding sequence ATGGCGGGTAACTTCTACCGCGTCCAGTGCACCGACTGCGACAACGAACAGGTCGTCTTCGGCAAGGCCTCCTCGGTCGTCAACTGCGCCGTCTGCGGCACGACGCTCGCGACGCCGACGGGCGGCGACGCCGAGATTCACGGCGAGGTCGTCGAGACGGTCGAACGCCGGTCCGCCGAGGCGTAA
- a CDS encoding DUF2298 domain-containing protein: protein MEYALVLRWVVLYAALFAAGAPLVARLLPDARGRGVGLAVPAATLVLVIPAYWVGQVAFGLPALAAGVVVLLAASALAALDVDALRDGRVELAVDVPRGPALEAAAVFALSFAFLVLVRAYDPGVFAGGGEKFLDYGLLKSLQRSAVLPPEDMWFAGTRVKYYYGGHLVTTLFAWLTGTPTRFAYNLALAGFYAMLVTAVYELAATVGEDHDISRRVAGGIGAFFVGFASNLVTAGRFGVLLLPEGLRRPVAEAIAENSEYTVATLLEGFESFSYWSASRVIPDTINEFPLFSWLNGDLHAHMTGTSFLVLAAAVGYAYYRTPAADLRRRRLLLTAIPTIAGWQAIHNTWSFPSVLALGTLSVALAPADPRTLVPGLSRAGDRFDFGSRTRSRLSAEATRLAVALGVTVLGAVVAVAVAAPFFLGTAVSGSERTVDFLGPEMRSSLGGLLLVHGAFVAGFAAYLLSRLRVRRPVYLVGGVLAAAYVGTQIGLAALVVSLPLVVFGWVALRSDAPVGYETVLVVAGAGLVTLVELVYVNEQAGPGRMNTVFKTYMQVWVLWAPAMGVALAGLIRGVPSAARVTSRVRDAAPSVATDGSGGGTRRRAAAVAFVCLLVAATSVYGVAAVGAHLEEEPPDGTTLDATQFVETYHPEQAEAIDWLDDREGSPVLVEAPGTSYYPGGDDGRERVMYSWNANPASSLTGVPSVVGWGHEVGYRGPDAYYERVADVDDIYTGDAATRARLLREYDVTYIWVGPSERGRYGEIAFDTPGISVAHESGSITIYEVDRSALPTAAGDESASASVSASASAPASLAQTDAA from the coding sequence ATGGAGTACGCGCTCGTCCTTCGCTGGGTGGTCCTCTACGCCGCCCTCTTCGCCGCCGGAGCACCCCTCGTCGCCCGCCTCCTCCCCGACGCCCGCGGCCGCGGCGTCGGCCTCGCCGTCCCCGCCGCGACGCTCGTCCTCGTGATTCCGGCGTACTGGGTCGGACAGGTCGCCTTCGGTCTCCCGGCGCTCGCCGCGGGCGTCGTCGTCCTCCTCGCCGCCTCCGCCCTCGCGGCCCTCGACGTCGACGCCCTGCGCGACGGCCGCGTCGAACTCGCCGTCGACGTGCCGCGCGGCCCGGCGCTGGAGGCCGCCGCCGTCTTCGCCCTCTCGTTCGCCTTCCTCGTCCTCGTGCGGGCGTACGACCCCGGGGTGTTCGCGGGAGGCGGGGAGAAGTTCCTCGACTACGGCCTCCTGAAGAGCCTCCAGCGGTCGGCCGTGCTCCCGCCGGAGGACATGTGGTTCGCCGGCACGCGCGTGAAGTACTACTACGGCGGCCACCTCGTCACCACGCTGTTCGCGTGGCTGACCGGGACGCCGACCCGGTTCGCCTACAACCTCGCCTTGGCGGGGTTCTACGCGATGCTCGTCACCGCCGTCTACGAACTCGCCGCGACGGTCGGCGAGGACCACGACATCTCGCGGCGCGTCGCGGGCGGCATCGGCGCCTTCTTCGTCGGCTTCGCGAGCAACCTCGTCACCGCGGGACGGTTCGGCGTCCTCCTCCTACCGGAGGGCCTGCGGCGCCCGGTCGCGGAGGCGATAGCCGAGAACAGCGAGTACACCGTGGCGACGCTCCTGGAGGGGTTCGAGTCGTTCTCCTACTGGAGCGCCTCGCGGGTCATCCCCGACACCATCAACGAGTTCCCCCTGTTCTCGTGGCTGAACGGCGACCTCCACGCGCACATGACGGGCACGTCCTTCCTCGTCCTCGCCGCCGCCGTCGGCTACGCCTACTACCGGACGCCCGCGGCGGACCTGCGGCGCCGGCGCCTCCTCTTGACCGCGATTCCGACAATCGCCGGCTGGCAGGCGATTCACAACACGTGGAGTTTCCCGAGCGTCCTCGCCCTCGGGACGCTGTCGGTCGCGCTCGCCCCCGCCGACCCGCGGACGCTCGTCCCGGGCCTCTCGCGGGCCGGCGACCGATTCGACTTCGGGTCCCGAACCCGGTCGCGGCTCTCCGCGGAGGCGACGCGCCTCGCCGTCGCCCTCGGCGTCACCGTCCTCGGCGCCGTCGTCGCTGTCGCCGTCGCCGCCCCGTTCTTCCTCGGCACCGCCGTCAGCGGCAGCGAGCGAACCGTCGACTTCCTCGGCCCGGAGATGCGGAGCAGCCTCGGCGGCCTCCTCCTCGTCCACGGCGCCTTCGTCGCCGGGTTCGCCGCCTACCTGCTCTCGCGGCTCCGCGTCCGCCGGCCCGTCTACCTCGTCGGCGGCGTCCTCGCGGCCGCCTACGTCGGCACCCAAATCGGGCTGGCCGCCCTCGTCGTCTCCCTTCCGCTCGTCGTGTTCGGCTGGGTCGCCCTCCGGTCTGACGCCCCCGTCGGCTACGAGACGGTGCTCGTCGTCGCCGGCGCGGGCCTCGTCACGCTGGTCGAACTGGTGTACGTGAACGAGCAGGCCGGCCCCGGCCGGATGAACACGGTGTTTAAAACATATATGCAGGTGTGGGTGCTGTGGGCGCCGGCGATGGGCGTCGCCCTCGCCGGCCTGATTCGGGGCGTTCCGAGCGCGGCGCGCGTCACCTCGCGCGTGCGCGACGCCGCCCCCTCCGTCGCGACCGACGGCTCCGGCGGCGGGACGCGGCGACGGGCGGCCGCCGTCGCCTTCGTCTGCCTCCTCGTCGCCGCCACGAGCGTCTACGGCGTCGCCGCCGTCGGCGCTCACCTCGAAGAGGAACCGCCCGACGGGACGACGCTCGACGCGACGCAGTTCGTCGAGACGTACCACCCCGAACAGGCCGAGGCCATCGACTGGCTGGACGACCGCGAGGGGTCGCCCGTCCTCGTCGAGGCGCCGGGGACCAGCTACTACCCCGGCGGCGACGACGGCCGCGAGCGGGTGATGTACAGTTGGAACGCCAACCCGGCGTCGAGCCTCACCGGCGTCCCGTCGGTCGTCGGGTGGGGTCACGAGGTGGGCTACCGCGGCCCCGACGCCTACTACGAACGGGTCGCCGACGTGGACGACATCTACACCGGCGACGCGGCGACGCGCGCGCGCCTCCTCCGCGAGTACGACGTGACCTACATCTGGGTGGGTCCGAGCGAGCGCGGCCGCTACGGCGAGATAGCGTTCGACACGCCCGGAATCAGCGTCGCTCACGAGTCGGGGTCGATAACCATATACGAGGTGGACCGGAGCGCGTTGCCGACCGCGGCCGGAGACGAGTCGGCGTCGGCTTCGGTGTCAGCGTCAGCGTCAGCGCCGGCGTCGCTCGCGCAGACCGACGCGGCGTGA
- a CDS encoding Rieske (2Fe-2S) protein, with amino-acid sequence MNDERRIIAADDVPADGTVLFTVRAGTETTEAILTKLGDGTVVAFENSCPHWTDVRLDKGSGAYVRNGELVCQKHGATFQRDSGYCDFGPCEGSVLSTFDVAVENGEVYLTDDAFSFEHLGESGDHDLSSGGRIDFTGS; translated from the coding sequence ATGAACGACGAGCGTCGAATCATCGCCGCCGACGACGTCCCCGCGGACGGCACCGTCCTCTTCACGGTCCGTGCGGGCACGGAGACGACGGAGGCCATCCTGACGAAACTCGGCGACGGAACGGTCGTCGCCTTCGAGAACTCCTGTCCGCACTGGACGGACGTCCGCCTCGACAAGGGGTCGGGCGCCTACGTCAGGAACGGCGAGTTGGTCTGTCAGAAGCACGGCGCGACGTTCCAACGCGACTCGGGGTACTGCGACTTCGGTCCCTGCGAGGGGTCCGTCCTCTCGACGTTCGACGTGGCCGTCGAGAACGGCGAAGTGTACCTGACCGACGACGCGTTCTCCTTCGAACACCTCGGCGAGTCCGGCGACCACGACCTGTCGTCGGGCGGGCGTATCGACTTCACGGGGAGCTAG
- a CDS encoding HAH_0734 family protein, translating to MKKVIIRGDPGIRRGATIELDGEEVICFSIDRQGDYHGPERPQLWCTVGTEDEREAFEKRDFVPHFLDTVAVDAEALTVISKRPSSS from the coding sequence ATGAAGAAGGTCATCATCCGCGGCGACCCCGGCATCCGACGCGGCGCGACCATCGAACTCGACGGCGAGGAGGTCATCTGCTTCTCCATCGACCGGCAGGGCGACTACCACGGCCCCGAGCGACCCCAACTGTGGTGCACGGTCGGCACCGAGGACGAGCGCGAGGCGTTCGAGAAGCGCGACTTCGTCCCGCACTTCCTCGACACGGTGGCCGTCGACGCCGAGGCGCTGACGGTCATCTCGAAGCGCCCCTCGTCTTCGTAG
- a CDS encoding RNA-protein complex protein Nop10 has product MKSDIRVCGEWRDAHDRPVYTLGETCPDCGADAVNSAPAPYNPEDPYGEYRRALKRRVRE; this is encoded by the coding sequence GTGAAGTCCGACATCCGCGTCTGCGGCGAGTGGCGGGATGCTCACGACCGACCCGTCTACACCCTCGGCGAGACCTGTCCGGACTGCGGCGCCGACGCCGTCAACAGCGCCCCGGCCCCCTACAACCCCGAGGACCCGTACGGGGAGTACCGACGCGCTCTTAAACGCCGCGTCCGCGAATAG
- a CDS encoding GtrA family protein, giving the protein MSERTLSALLSGVRFGKFASVGAVGAVFDVTTTTALIFLFDVLNEYAKLVGAEVAIVVMFLINENWTFADAGEAGLLPTLRRFLTSNVVRSGGLAVQFLVVRAFREAGFSYVVLGVDVWQLLPIPLAIGASMLLNYVAESVFTWRIAGG; this is encoded by the coding sequence ATGAGCGAGCGCACCCTGTCGGCGCTCCTCTCCGGCGTCCGCTTCGGCAAGTTCGCCTCCGTCGGCGCCGTCGGCGCCGTCTTCGACGTGACGACGACCACCGCGCTCATCTTCCTCTTCGACGTGCTGAACGAGTACGCCAAACTCGTCGGCGCCGAGGTGGCCATCGTCGTCATGTTCCTCATCAACGAGAACTGGACGTTCGCCGACGCGGGCGAGGCGGGCCTCCTCCCGACGCTCCGGCGCTTTCTCACCTCGAACGTCGTCAGGAGCGGCGGCCTCGCCGTCCAGTTCCTCGTCGTTCGGGCGTTCCGCGAAGCGGGCTTTTCCTACGTCGTCCTCGGCGTCGACGTCTGGCAACTGCTCCCGATTCCGCTCGCCATCGGCGCGTCGATGCTCCTGAACTACGTCGCGGAGAGCGTGTTCACGTGGCGCATCGCCGGGGGGTGA
- a CDS encoding PQQ-dependent sugar dehydrogenase, whose translation MNRRTFLGGVAGSAVVGGLLNWRTEWGVQRPQTSLLDDGPGVTVALEPVVTGLEQPVAFEPIPGRAGNYVADKLGRIYVHDGDGLRDEPLLDARDRLMELVSWEQGLLGLELHPDFENTRRYYVRYSAPRRPGTPADHDHTFVLSEFTATEDLLGTVPDSERTILEIPQYGRNHNAGAIEFGPDGYLYVAVGDGNNGGGDGGTGHANDWYLLNRGGNGQNLTDNLLGSILRIDVDAGGDEPYAVPSDNPLVGRDGLDEQYAWGFRNPYRMSFDGDDLYVGDVGEDKYEEINLVRRGGNYGWNVREGTRCFSNRFSMAALAKVTGGEQTYPVCPTTTPMGEPLIDPVVCYPHSRDGETFGSAVIAGYRYRGADVPELDGKYLFGDVLGSLFVATPTESEDEMWPIETARATTTDGEPFRSPVLSFGRDEDDELYVLASTFEAGSGTVYRVRSAGE comes from the coding sequence ATGAACCGGAGAACATTTCTCGGCGGGGTCGCCGGGTCGGCGGTGGTCGGCGGACTGTTGAACTGGCGGACGGAGTGGGGCGTCCAACGGCCGCAGACGAGTCTCCTCGACGACGGCCCGGGAGTCACGGTCGCGCTCGAACCCGTCGTGACGGGCCTCGAACAGCCGGTCGCCTTCGAGCCGATTCCGGGACGGGCGGGGAACTACGTCGCCGACAAACTCGGGAGAATCTACGTCCACGACGGGGACGGCCTCCGGGACGAACCGCTCCTCGACGCGCGCGACCGACTCATGGAGTTGGTCTCCTGGGAGCAGGGGCTGCTCGGCCTCGAACTCCACCCGGACTTCGAGAACACGCGGCGCTACTACGTCAGGTACAGCGCGCCGCGGCGCCCGGGGACGCCCGCGGACCACGACCACACGTTCGTGCTCTCGGAGTTCACGGCGACGGAGGACCTCCTCGGGACCGTCCCCGACTCCGAGCGGACCATCCTGGAGATTCCCCAGTACGGCCGGAACCACAACGCCGGCGCCATCGAGTTCGGCCCCGACGGCTACCTCTACGTCGCCGTCGGCGACGGGAACAACGGCGGCGGCGACGGCGGCACCGGACACGCCAACGACTGGTACCTGCTCAACCGCGGCGGAAACGGGCAGAACCTGACCGACAACCTCCTCGGCAGCATCCTCCGCATCGACGTCGACGCCGGCGGCGACGAACCCTACGCGGTGCCGTCGGACAACCCGCTCGTCGGACGCGACGGACTTGACGAGCAGTACGCGTGGGGCTTCCGAAACCCCTACCGGATGTCGTTCGACGGCGACGACCTGTACGTCGGCGACGTGGGCGAGGACAAGTACGAGGAGATAAACCTCGTGCGGCGCGGCGGCAACTACGGCTGGAACGTCCGGGAGGGGACGCGCTGTTTCAGCAACCGGTTCTCGATGGCCGCGCTCGCGAAAGTGACGGGCGGCGAGCAGACGTACCCGGTGTGTCCGACGACGACGCCCATGGGCGAACCGCTCATCGACCCCGTCGTCTGCTATCCTCACTCCCGCGACGGCGAGACGTTCGGTTCGGCGGTCATCGCGGGCTACCGCTACCGCGGCGCGGACGTGCCCGAACTCGACGGCAAGTATCTGTTCGGCGACGTGCTGGGGTCGCTGTTCGTCGCGACGCCGACCGAGAGCGAGGACGAGATGTGGCCGATAGAGACGGCTCGCGCGACGACGACCGACGGCGAACCGTTCCGGAGTCCGGTGCTCTCGTTCGGGCGCGACGAGGACGACGAACTCTACGTGCTGGCGTCGACGTTCGAAGCCGGGTCGGGCACGGTGTACCGCGTCCGCTCGGCCGGGGAGTGA